A single window of Thermodesulfobacteriota bacterium DNA harbors:
- a CDS encoding Re/Si-specific NAD(P)(+) transhydrogenase subunit alpha — MQIAVVRETHPGEKRVPIIPPTVEKLVKLGAEVEVEAGLGSTCRLADEAYVRAGARVQADRDALLASADLILRLRKPPLEEIGRMRRGAIQVSYLDPFNEPELLAALREAGISAVSLEMLPRTTLAQKMDVLSSQANLGGYVAVVLAAARLDKIFPMLTTPAGTIKPARVFIIGAGVAGLQAIATARRLGARVEAFDTRPVVAEQVQSLGAKFLAIDLGETGQTKDGYAKALTPAQLALQKEGMARACAQADIVITTAQVFGRRAPRIIDSAMLAKMQPGSVVVDMAVETGGNVEGSVLDQTVEIHGVSVIGLANLPGFVASTASQMFSSNLGSFVEHFWDKDAKTFQLRLEDEILRGALVTHQGAIFSETYKSIMNK, encoded by the coding sequence ATGCAGATTGCCGTCGTACGAGAGACCCACCCCGGGGAGAAGCGGGTGCCGATCATCCCCCCGACGGTGGAGAAGCTGGTGAAGCTGGGGGCCGAGGTGGAGGTGGAGGCCGGTCTGGGGAGCACCTGCCGGCTGGCCGACGAGGCGTACGTCCGGGCTGGCGCCCGGGTCCAGGCGGATCGGGATGCCCTCCTGGCGAGCGCCGATCTCATCCTGCGCCTCCGGAAGCCCCCCCTGGAGGAGATCGGCCGCATGCGGCGGGGCGCCATCCAGGTCTCCTACCTGGACCCCTTCAACGAGCCGGAGCTCCTGGCCGCCCTCCGGGAGGCGGGCATCAGCGCCGTCAGCCTGGAGATGCTCCCCCGCACCACCCTGGCCCAGAAGATGGATGTCCTCTCCTCCCAGGCCAATCTGGGGGGGTATGTGGCGGTCGTCCTGGCCGCCGCCCGTCTGGACAAGATCTTTCCCATGCTCACCACCCCGGCCGGCACCATCAAGCCGGCGCGGGTCTTCATCATCGGTGCCGGGGTGGCCGGCCTGCAGGCCATTGCCACCGCCCGCCGCCTCGGTGCCCGGGTGGAGGCCTTCGACACCCGGCCGGTGGTGGCCGAGCAGGTCCAGTCCCTGGGGGCCAAGTTCCTGGCCATCGACCTGGGCGAGACCGGCCAGACCAAAGACGGCTACGCCAAGGCCCTGACCCCGGCCCAACTGGCCCTCCAGAAGGAGGGGATGGCCAGGGCCTGCGCCCAGGCGGACATCGTCATCACCACCGCCCAGGTTTTCGGCCGCCGGGCGCCCCGCATCATCGACAGCGCCATGCTGGCCAAGATGCAGCCCGGCTCGGTGGTGGTGGACATGGCCGTTGAGACCGGTGGCAACGTCGAGGGCTCGGTCTTGGACCAGACGGTGGAGATCCACGGCGTGTCGGTGATCGGGCTCGCCAACCTGCCGGGCTTCGTGGCCTCGACCGCCAGCCAGATGTTCTCCTCCAATCTGGGCAGCTTCGTCGAGCATTTCTGGGACAAGGACGCCAAGACCTTCCAACTGCGGCTGGAGGACGAGATCCTGCGCGGCGCCCTGGTCACCCACCAGGGTGCCATCTTCAGCGAGACCTACAAGAGCATCATGAACAAGTGA
- a CDS encoding 4Fe-4S dicluster domain-containing protein gives MMRVGATATQGLFLEEVSRLAGVEIAGCYQCGKCSAGCPMADEMDILPNQVLRLIQLNAQDELLAANGFWRCVSCQTCSSRCPKGIDAARVMDTLKILAVSRGWRPKDRLVAILQRLFLANIRRHGRLQELELAALFNLRSFRPFQDIRLVPKLHARGKLSLARHETRDIHSVQRIFELARPFDRPASTSEGHRP, from the coding sequence ATGATGCGGGTAGGAGCAACAGCGACCCAGGGGCTCTTCCTGGAGGAAGTCAGCCGGCTTGCCGGCGTCGAGATCGCCGGCTGCTACCAGTGCGGCAAGTGCTCCGCCGGCTGCCCCATGGCCGACGAGATGGACATTCTGCCCAACCAGGTGCTTCGTCTCATCCAGCTCAATGCCCAGGACGAGCTGCTGGCGGCCAACGGCTTCTGGCGCTGTGTCTCCTGCCAGACCTGCAGCAGCCGCTGCCCCAAGGGTATCGACGCCGCCCGGGTGATGGACACCCTGAAGATCCTGGCCGTAAGCCGGGGCTGGCGTCCCAAGGACCGGCTGGTGGCTATCCTGCAACGGCTTTTTCTGGCCAACATCCGGCGCCATGGCCGCCTTCAGGAGCTGGAGCTGGCAGCCCTGTTCAACCTCCGCTCCTTCCGCCCCTTCCAGGATATTCGGCTGGTCCCGAAGCTCCACGCCCGGGGCAAGCTGTCCCTGGCCCGACACGAGACCCGAGACATCCACTCCGTGCAGCGGATCTTTGAGCTGGCCCGGCCCTTCGACCGCCCGGCCAGCACCTCGGAAGGTCACCGTCCATGA
- a CDS encoding CoB--CoM heterodisulfide reductase iron-sulfur subunit B family protein has translation MSALAYYPGCSSHASSREYELSCRALFPYLGLAPVEVTDWSCCGASAAHGVSDELAVALPLRNLAIAEAMAATAIMTPCAACYDRLRHAAAAVAGNAPLKARMTELVGVAFRGTVAVHHLVDLLHDQVGADRIRARTTRSLAGLKVACYYGCLLVRPPGGAVVDQRPEDPCAMDELAAAVGAEPVSWPHKTECCGAAAVIPHPESVVRLVGRLAGAARLAGAHCLVAACPLCHGNLDMRQEEAVRQGQLAAPLPVLYLSQLLGLAVGLAPEVLGLGLHFVDTAPVLAAIS, from the coding sequence ATGAGCGCCCTGGCCTACTATCCCGGCTGCTCCTCCCATGCCTCCTCCCGGGAGTACGAGCTTTCCTGCCGGGCCCTCTTCCCCTACCTGGGCCTGGCACCGGTGGAGGTCACCGACTGGAGCTGCTGCGGCGCCAGTGCGGCCCATGGGGTGAGCGACGAGCTGGCGGTCGCTTTGCCTCTCCGGAACCTGGCCATCGCCGAGGCCATGGCGGCCACGGCGATCATGACCCCCTGCGCGGCCTGCTACGACCGTCTCCGGCACGCCGCGGCAGCGGTGGCCGGCAACGCCCCCCTCAAGGCCCGCATGACTGAGCTGGTGGGGGTGGCCTTTCGCGGCACCGTGGCGGTGCACCATCTCGTGGACCTGCTCCATGACCAGGTGGGCGCCGACCGGATCCGAGCCCGCACCACCCGCTCCCTGGCTGGCCTCAAGGTCGCGTGCTACTACGGCTGCCTTCTGGTGCGGCCCCCCGGCGGGGCGGTGGTGGACCAGCGTCCGGAGGATCCGTGTGCCATGGACGAGCTGGCAGCCGCGGTGGGCGCCGAGCCCGTGTCCTGGCCGCACAAGACCGAATGCTGCGGCGCCGCGGCGGTGATCCCCCATCCTGAGTCGGTGGTCCGCCTGGTGGGCCGCCTTGCCGGCGCCGCCCGCCTGGCCGGCGCCCATTGCCTGGTGGCGGCCTGCCCCTTGTGCCACGGCAACCTCGACATGCGCCAGGAGGAGGCAGTGCGCCAGGGCCAGCTGGCCGCCCCTTTGCCGGTGCTCTATCTCAGCCAGCTCCTGGGGCTGGCCGTGGGCCTGGCCCCCGAGGTCCTGGGGCTGGGGCTGCATTTCGTGGACACCGCTCCGGTTCTGGCCGCCATCTCCTGA
- a CDS encoding CoB--CoM heterodisulfide reductase iron-sulfur subunit A family protein, which translates to MKPKKQKRVGAFVCRCGINIGSVVDTREVAAALGQRPDVAVAQEYVYMCSDPGQELIRQAVEKEGLDAVVVGCCTPNLHLKTFRKAAGTRGVNPFQVEVANIREQCAWVHQEDKAAATRKAIRIIGSLVDKAHGNRALTPAKVGIRKRALVIGAGIAGIQAALDIADAGYPVLLADRLPNIGGRMAQLSETFPTLDCSQCILTPRTVECGQHPNIELLTYAEVEAVSGFIGNFTVRIRKKATYVDWDKCVGCGICTQKCPSKVSSQFDRGLVDRRAISIPFPQAIPNRATLDAAHCRQLGRGKACGVCAKVCPAGAIDYAMQDRVIEEEVGAIVVATGYDLFAKAQVGEYGYGQIRDVVDGLEFERILSASGPFAGQVRRPSDGKEPQTVVFIKCVGSRDPEHGYPYCSKICCMYTAKQAMLYKHRVHHGRAYIFYIDVRTPGKDYEEFYQRTQAEGVTYVRGRVSRLYQEGERIVVQGVDTLVGRKVEVTADLVVLATAVTPSQGAKDLARKLNLATNEHGFFSEAHPKMRPVESITSGFFLAGTCVGPRDIPETVAHASGAASKVLALFSREALETDPVIATVDQEICSGCGLCVAACAYGARQLDPKRHKATVIVSLCQGCGACAMVCPNSATQHENFRTDQIMAMVDDLVLA; encoded by the coding sequence ATGAAGCCCAAGAAGCAGAAACGCGTCGGCGCCTTTGTCTGCCGTTGCGGCATCAACATCGGCTCGGTGGTGGATACCCGGGAGGTGGCCGCGGCCCTGGGCCAGCGGCCCGACGTGGCGGTGGCCCAGGAATACGTCTACATGTGCTCCGATCCGGGCCAGGAGCTCATCCGCCAGGCGGTGGAGAAGGAGGGCCTGGATGCGGTGGTGGTGGGCTGCTGCACCCCCAACCTCCATCTGAAGACCTTCCGCAAGGCCGCCGGCACCAGGGGCGTCAATCCCTTCCAGGTCGAGGTGGCCAACATCCGGGAGCAGTGTGCCTGGGTGCACCAGGAGGACAAGGCCGCTGCCACCCGGAAGGCCATCCGGATCATCGGCTCCCTGGTGGACAAGGCCCATGGCAACCGGGCCCTCACCCCGGCCAAGGTGGGCATCAGGAAGAGGGCCCTGGTGATCGGCGCCGGCATCGCCGGCATCCAGGCGGCGCTGGACATCGCCGATGCCGGCTACCCGGTGCTCCTGGCCGACCGGCTGCCCAACATCGGCGGCCGCATGGCTCAGCTCTCCGAGACCTTCCCCACCCTGGACTGCTCCCAGTGCATCCTCACCCCCCGCACCGTGGAGTGCGGCCAGCACCCCAACATCGAGCTTTTGACCTACGCCGAGGTGGAGGCGGTCTCGGGCTTCATCGGCAACTTCACGGTGCGGATCCGGAAGAAGGCCACCTACGTGGACTGGGACAAATGCGTCGGCTGCGGCATCTGCACCCAGAAATGCCCCAGCAAGGTCAGCTCCCAGTTCGACCGCGGCCTGGTGGACCGGCGGGCAATCTCCATCCCCTTCCCCCAGGCGATCCCCAACCGGGCCACCCTGGACGCGGCCCACTGCCGGCAGCTGGGCCGGGGCAAGGCCTGCGGCGTCTGCGCCAAGGTCTGCCCGGCTGGTGCCATCGACTACGCCATGCAGGACCGGGTCATTGAAGAGGAGGTGGGGGCGATCGTGGTCGCCACCGGCTACGACCTCTTCGCCAAGGCCCAGGTGGGGGAATACGGCTACGGCCAGATCAGGGACGTCGTCGACGGCCTGGAGTTCGAGCGCATCCTTTCTGCCTCCGGGCCGTTTGCCGGCCAGGTGCGGCGACCCTCGGACGGCAAAGAGCCGCAGACCGTAGTCTTCATCAAGTGCGTCGGCTCCCGGGACCCCGAGCACGGCTACCCGTACTGCTCGAAGATCTGCTGCATGTACACCGCCAAGCAGGCCATGCTCTACAAGCATCGGGTGCACCACGGCCGGGCGTACATCTTCTACATCGATGTCCGCACCCCGGGCAAGGACTACGAGGAGTTCTACCAGCGCACCCAGGCGGAGGGGGTCACCTATGTCCGGGGCCGGGTCTCCCGCCTGTACCAGGAGGGGGAGCGGATCGTCGTCCAGGGGGTGGATACCCTGGTGGGCAGGAAGGTGGAGGTGACCGCCGACCTGGTGGTCCTGGCCACCGCGGTCACGCCCAGCCAGGGCGCCAAGGATCTGGCCAGGAAGCTCAACCTGGCCACCAACGAGCACGGCTTCTTCAGCGAGGCCCATCCCAAGATGCGGCCGGTGGAGAGCATCACCTCCGGCTTTTTCCTGGCCGGCACCTGTGTCGGGCCCCGGGACATCCCGGAGACCGTGGCCCATGCCAGCGGCGCGGCCAGCAAGGTCCTGGCCCTGTTCTCCAGGGAGGCCCTGGAGACCGACCCGGTCATCGCCACGGTGGACCAGGAGATCTGCTCCGGCTGCGGCCTGTGCGTGGCTGCCTGCGCCTACGGCGCCCGGCAGCTGGACCCCAAGCGGCACAAGGCCACGGTCATCGTCTCCCTGTGTCAGGGCTGCGGCGCCTGCGCCATGGTCTGCCCCAACAGCGCCACCCAGCATGAGAACTTCCGCACCGACCAGATTATGGCCATGGTGGATGATCTGGTGTTGGCGTGA
- a CDS encoding FAD-dependent oxidoreductase, which yields MSHEEGKPVGAVVVVGAGIAGMQASLDLAEMGFKVYLVEEKPAIGGVVPQLDKTFPTNDCAMCILAPKLVETGRHPNIEILINAQVEAVTGTPGNFAVTIRRRATCVDPSRCNGCGECETSCPVVLKSEHDEGLAPRRAIYRRYPQAIPNAFAIDKRGVSPCRTACPAGINIHGYVALIRAGKYAEAYRLITAALPFPGICGRACHHPCELACNRKDLDQAISIRNLKRFVADQLAAGGPLPALVPAPPEKRPERIAIIGAGPAGLTVAKELLGRGFPVKIFDAAPVPGGMMALGIPSYRLPRSLVQGEVGRVLELGAELELGVRVDAARLAELLAGEFVAAVIAIGAHRGHKIPLPGAEHPDCLEAISFLRRINLGEAVTVGRRVVVVGGGNVAMDVARSARRLGAREVHLVCLEARRQMPAHKWEQEEALEEGVIFHTSRGPKRVVVEEGRVAGLETLACNAVFDATGAFKPSLAPGTEEILAAETVILAVGQGLDTQAFEGLVARDGRGRIQVDPITFQSSQPNIFAAGDVVTGPASVVGAVGQGRAVAESISRLFSGQDLAAGRAPVDIETARIRADYRLRRPRIEPAVAAASDRVQDWREIERAFTEEEARAEADRCLNCGGCSECLQCVATCKRQAVNHGDTDRLIAVQAGAVLLSPGFEKWHPEEKRAYAYGRSPNILTSPEFERILSASGPYGGHLIRPSDHREPKRIAFLQCMGSRDPSIGCTYCSSVCCMYAVKEAVIAKEHSREPLECHVFFMDMRAFGKGFEKYYQRAAGEYGVRFRRQRVPSLTPLENGDVEVRVLGEDGRVHTEAFDMVVLAVGMRPAKTMPEVSRITGAALGKEGFLATRPFAKEQTEQPGIFAAGAATEPMDIPETVARASAAAGAVAELLAGARGSLVSRKEFPPDLDVADQDARIGVFVCACGINIGGVVNVQEVAAYARRFPGVVHAEHNLYTCSQDTQEIIKAKIEEHRLNRVLVASCTPRTHESLFQNTIHEKGLNPFLFEFVSLREQVSWVHPGNREIATNKAKSLLAMGLARVRTLRPVVKQSFPVQPVGLVVGGGVTGLTAALSLADQGYGVHLVERTTTLGGQARHIRTTIDGQDVQAHLASLVERVGQHPRITLHLGKTLARLSGYIGNYQALLAGAEEPIAVGAVIVASGGREITTDAYGYGRLPGVISQRQLEEALAAGEARKMKGLVMIQCAGSRSASHPYCSRICCTQAVKNALAVKAANPKAQVTVLYRDIRTYGFREQYYQEARRAGVLFVRFADDRPPQVRQEGKGLVVEVEDALLAEPLTIPADRVVLSLGIAAGDNAALSQVLKAPLDADGFFLEAHAKLRPLEFATDGIFLAGLAHSPKDLTESISQARGAAAKAATLLGKEAIQAKGRPVAVTPKACSGCGLCVRACPYEARFVDEETGRAQVIEVLCQGCGACAAVCPNSATQHIGFESGQILAQIDAALG from the coding sequence ATGAGCCACGAAGAAGGAAAGCCGGTCGGCGCCGTGGTGGTGGTCGGGGCCGGCATCGCCGGCATGCAGGCCAGCCTCGATCTCGCCGAGATGGGCTTCAAGGTCTATCTGGTGGAGGAGAAGCCCGCCATCGGCGGTGTGGTGCCCCAGCTGGACAAGACCTTCCCCACCAACGACTGCGCCATGTGCATCCTGGCGCCCAAGCTGGTGGAGACCGGCCGCCATCCCAACATCGAGATCCTCATCAATGCCCAGGTCGAGGCGGTCACCGGCACGCCCGGCAACTTCGCGGTCACGATCCGCCGCCGGGCCACCTGCGTGGACCCCAGCCGCTGCAACGGCTGCGGCGAGTGCGAGACCAGCTGCCCGGTGGTCCTGAAGAGCGAGCACGACGAGGGCCTCGCCCCCCGGCGGGCCATCTATCGCCGCTATCCCCAGGCCATCCCCAACGCCTTTGCCATCGACAAGCGGGGGGTCTCCCCCTGCCGGACGGCCTGTCCTGCGGGCATCAACATCCACGGCTACGTGGCCCTGATTCGGGCCGGCAAGTATGCCGAGGCCTATCGGCTGATCACCGCGGCCTTGCCGTTCCCTGGCATCTGCGGCCGCGCCTGCCATCACCCCTGCGAGCTGGCCTGCAACCGCAAGGACCTGGACCAGGCCATCTCCATCCGCAACCTCAAGCGCTTCGTGGCGGACCAGCTGGCGGCTGGCGGGCCGCTGCCGGCCCTGGTGCCGGCCCCCCCGGAGAAGCGGCCGGAGCGGATCGCCATCATCGGTGCCGGCCCGGCCGGGCTGACCGTCGCCAAGGAACTCCTGGGCCGGGGCTTCCCGGTGAAGATCTTCGACGCCGCACCGGTGCCGGGCGGCATGATGGCCCTGGGCATTCCCAGCTACCGGCTGCCCCGCAGCCTGGTCCAGGGTGAGGTGGGCCGGGTCCTGGAGCTGGGAGCCGAGCTGGAGCTGGGGGTCCGGGTGGACGCCGCCAGACTTGCCGAGCTTCTGGCCGGCGAGTTTGTTGCAGCGGTCATCGCCATTGGCGCCCACCGGGGCCACAAGATCCCCCTGCCCGGGGCCGAGCACCCGGACTGCCTGGAGGCGATCAGCTTCCTGCGCCGGATCAACCTGGGCGAGGCGGTGACGGTGGGCCGGCGGGTGGTGGTGGTGGGCGGCGGCAACGTGGCCATGGATGTGGCCCGCTCCGCCCGGCGCCTGGGCGCCAGGGAGGTGCATCTGGTCTGTCTGGAGGCCCGGCGGCAGATGCCAGCCCACAAATGGGAGCAGGAAGAGGCCCTGGAGGAGGGGGTGATCTTCCACACCTCCCGGGGGCCGAAAAGGGTCGTGGTGGAGGAGGGCCGCGTGGCCGGCCTGGAGACCCTGGCCTGCAACGCGGTCTTCGACGCCACCGGCGCCTTCAAGCCGTCCCTGGCTCCGGGCACCGAGGAGATCCTGGCCGCGGAGACGGTGATTCTGGCCGTGGGCCAAGGCCTGGACACCCAGGCCTTCGAAGGCCTGGTGGCCCGGGATGGCCGCGGCCGCATCCAGGTCGACCCCATCACCTTCCAGAGCAGCCAGCCGAACATCTTTGCCGCTGGCGACGTGGTCACCGGCCCGGCCTCGGTGGTGGGCGCGGTGGGCCAGGGCCGGGCCGTGGCCGAGTCCATCAGCCGCCTTTTCTCCGGCCAGGATCTGGCCGCCGGCCGGGCACCGGTGGATATCGAGACCGCCCGGATCCGGGCCGATTACCGGCTGCGGCGGCCGCGGATCGAGCCGGCCGTGGCGGCGGCGAGCGACCGGGTGCAGGACTGGCGGGAGATCGAGCGGGCCTTCACCGAGGAGGAGGCCCGGGCCGAGGCGGACCGCTGTCTCAACTGCGGTGGCTGCTCGGAGTGCCTGCAGTGCGTGGCCACCTGCAAGCGCCAGGCGGTCAATCATGGGGACACCGACCGGCTCATCGCGGTGCAGGCTGGCGCCGTCCTTCTGTCCCCAGGCTTCGAGAAGTGGCATCCCGAAGAGAAGCGGGCCTATGCCTACGGCCGGAGCCCCAACATCCTCACCAGCCCGGAATTCGAGCGGATCCTCTCCGCCTCCGGCCCCTACGGCGGCCACCTGATCCGGCCCTCGGACCACCGGGAGCCGAAGCGGATCGCCTTTCTCCAGTGCATGGGCTCCCGGGACCCGTCCATCGGCTGCACCTACTGCTCGTCGGTGTGCTGCATGTACGCGGTCAAGGAGGCGGTGATCGCCAAGGAGCACTCCCGGGAGCCCCTGGAGTGCCACGTCTTTTTCATGGACATGCGGGCCTTCGGCAAGGGCTTCGAGAAGTACTACCAGCGGGCGGCGGGCGAGTATGGGGTCCGGTTCCGGCGCCAGCGGGTGCCGTCGCTTACCCCTCTTGAGAACGGCGACGTCGAGGTGCGGGTCCTGGGCGAGGACGGCCGGGTCCATACCGAGGCCTTTGACATGGTGGTGCTGGCGGTGGGCATGCGGCCGGCCAAGACCATGCCGGAGGTCAGCCGCATCACCGGCGCCGCCCTGGGGAAGGAAGGCTTCCTGGCCACCCGGCCCTTCGCCAAGGAGCAGACGGAGCAGCCGGGCATCTTCGCTGCTGGCGCCGCCACCGAGCCCATGGACATCCCGGAGACGGTAGCCCGGGCCTCGGCGGCTGCCGGGGCGGTGGCCGAGCTTTTGGCCGGCGCCCGCGGCTCTCTGGTCAGCCGCAAGGAGTTCCCGCCGGACCTGGACGTGGCTGACCAGGACGCCCGGATCGGCGTCTTTGTCTGCGCCTGCGGCATCAACATCGGCGGCGTCGTCAATGTCCAGGAGGTGGCGGCCTATGCCCGCCGCTTCCCCGGGGTGGTGCACGCGGAGCACAATCTCTACACCTGCTCCCAGGACACCCAGGAGATCATCAAGGCCAAGATCGAGGAGCACCGCCTCAACCGGGTGCTGGTGGCCTCGTGCACGCCCCGCACCCACGAATCCCTGTTCCAGAATACCATCCACGAGAAGGGCCTGAACCCCTTCCTCTTCGAATTCGTCTCCCTCAGGGAGCAGGTCTCTTGGGTCCACCCCGGCAACCGGGAGATCGCCACCAACAAGGCGAAAAGCCTCCTGGCCATGGGGCTGGCCCGGGTGCGCACCTTGCGGCCGGTGGTCAAACAGTCCTTCCCGGTGCAGCCGGTGGGCCTGGTGGTGGGCGGCGGGGTGACCGGCCTCACCGCCGCCCTGTCCCTGGCCGACCAGGGCTACGGGGTGCATCTGGTGGAGCGGACCACCACCCTGGGCGGCCAGGCCCGGCATATCCGGACCACCATCGACGGCCAGGACGTGCAGGCCCACCTCGCCTCTCTGGTGGAGCGGGTCGGGCAGCACCCCCGGATCACCCTCCACCTGGGAAAAACCCTGGCCAGGCTTTCCGGCTACATCGGCAACTACCAGGCCCTGCTCGCCGGTGCCGAGGAGCCCATCGCCGTGGGGGCGGTGATTGTGGCCAGCGGCGGCCGGGAGATAACCACCGACGCTTATGGCTATGGCCGCCTGCCGGGTGTGATCAGCCAACGCCAGCTGGAGGAGGCTCTGGCGGCGGGCGAGGCCAGGAAGATGAAGGGCCTGGTCATGATCCAGTGCGCCGGCTCCCGCAGCGCCAGCCACCCGTACTGCTCCCGGATCTGCTGCACCCAGGCGGTGAAGAATGCCCTGGCCGTCAAGGCTGCCAATCCCAAGGCCCAGGTGACGGTCCTCTACCGGGACATCCGGACCTACGGCTTCCGGGAGCAGTACTACCAGGAGGCCCGGCGGGCCGGGGTGCTCTTTGTTCGCTTCGCGGATGACCGGCCGCCCCAGGTGCGCCAGGAGGGCAAGGGCCTGGTGGTCGAGGTGGAGGATGCGCTCCTGGCCGAGCCCCTGACCATCCCTGCCGACCGGGTGGTGTTGAGCCTGGGCATCGCGGCCGGAGACAACGCCGCCCTCTCCCAGGTGCTGAAGGCGCCCCTGGATGCCGATGGCTTCTTCCTGGAGGCCCACGCCAAGCTGCGGCCCCTGGAGTTCGCCACCGACGGCATCTTCCTGGCCGGGCTTGCCCACTCGCCCAAGGACCTCACCGAGTCCATCTCCCAGGCCCGGGGCGCGGCGGCCAAGGCCGCCACCCTCCTGGGCAAGGAGGCCATCCAGGCCAAGGGCCGACCCGTGGCGGTCACGCCCAAGGCCTGCTCCGGCTGCGGCCTGTGCGTGCGGGCCTGCCCCTACGAGGCCCGGTTCGTGGACGAGGAGACCGGCCGCGCCCAGGTGATCGAGGTCCTCTGCCAGGGCTGTGGCGCCTGCGCCGCCGTCTGTCCCAACTCGGCCACCCAGCACATCGGCTTTGAAAGCGGCCAGATCCTGGCCCAGATCGATGCGGCGCTGGGGTAG
- a CDS encoding hydrogenase iron-sulfur subunit codes for MSEPFEPRIIAFVCNWCTYAGADLAGTARLQYPPNIRIIRLMCSGAIDPVYILRALSEGADGVFIGGCHPGDCHYLSGNYKARRRIATLKTILAGVGLENERLMLRWISASEGQLFARTMQEFTTRIRAMGPNPLAGPSLPRSPQPVQEAAA; via the coding sequence ATGAGCGAACCCTTCGAGCCCCGCATCATCGCCTTTGTCTGCAACTGGTGCACCTATGCCGGCGCTGACCTGGCCGGCACCGCCCGGCTGCAGTATCCGCCCAACATCCGCATCATCCGCCTCATGTGCAGCGGGGCCATCGATCCGGTGTACATCCTGCGCGCGTTGAGCGAGGGGGCGGACGGCGTCTTCATCGGCGGCTGCCATCCCGGCGACTGCCACTACCTGTCGGGCAACTACAAGGCCCGCCGCCGGATCGCCACCTTGAAGACCATTCTGGCGGGGGTGGGGCTGGAGAACGAGCGGCTGATGCTGCGCTGGATCAGCGCCAGCGAGGGCCAGCTCTTTGCCCGGACCATGCAGGAATTCACCACCCGGATCCGGGCCATGGGCCCCAACCCGCTGGCCGGGCCGAGCCTGCCCCGGTCACCCCAGCCGGTCCAGGAGGCCGCCGCATGA
- a CDS encoding formate dehydrogenase: protein MSAAEPQPSSSLPQVLAFAGDAASYPAKAARFLAQLLEKGVVTGVAVPVWTSDRCASYQLLTAPALLAQADPFAPVMLRNAAEQLAELSRQGLSQPVALVLRSCEMRALVELAKLKQANLANCLLVGADCLGTMPVTTLTEGGQGLSQRLMTEPLAEGAMRSACRLCAERTPPVADLVLLAIGVAAGGPLLVEARTGAGAQAVSGLGLAETPAPAGRPPALAALAQAATDRLAQASATDLLEHLGRCSRCYNCRNLCPICYCPECVFVPAKLGYDSERYLAWATRKGSLSLPTDVVLFHLTRMSHMLTSCVGCGICEAVCPNQIPLGRIYSVLRKKVQDQFGYQAGRALDEPLPVTVFAERELASVEE from the coding sequence ATGAGCGCCGCCGAGCCCCAGCCGTCTTCCTCCCTGCCCCAGGTCCTCGCCTTTGCCGGCGATGCCGCCTCGTACCCGGCCAAAGCCGCCCGCTTCCTGGCCCAGCTGCTGGAAAAAGGGGTCGTCACCGGCGTGGCGGTGCCGGTCTGGACCTCGGACCGCTGCGCCAGCTACCAGCTGCTCACCGCCCCGGCCCTCCTGGCCCAGGCGGACCCCTTCGCGCCGGTGATGCTCCGAAACGCCGCCGAGCAGCTGGCGGAGCTGAGCCGCCAGGGCCTGTCCCAGCCGGTGGCCCTGGTGCTCCGCTCCTGCGAGATGCGGGCTTTGGTGGAGCTGGCCAAGCTCAAGCAGGCCAACCTTGCCAACTGCCTCCTGGTGGGTGCCGACTGTCTGGGCACCATGCCGGTGACCACGCTGACCGAAGGCGGCCAGGGCCTGTCCCAGCGCCTCATGACCGAGCCCCTGGCCGAAGGGGCGATGCGCTCCGCCTGCCGGCTGTGTGCGGAGCGGACCCCGCCGGTGGCGGATCTGGTGCTTCTGGCCATTGGGGTTGCCGCCGGCGGCCCGCTTCTGGTGGAGGCCAGGACCGGGGCCGGGGCGCAGGCTGTCTCCGGCCTGGGCCTGGCCGAGACGCCGGCGCCGGCCGGTCGCCCCCCGGCCCTGGCGGCCCTGGCCCAGGCCGCCACCGACCGGCTGGCGCAGGCCAGCGCCACGGATCTTCTGGAGCACCTCGGCCGCTGCAGCCGCTGCTACAACTGCCGGAACCTCTGCCCGATCTGCTACTGTCCGGAATGCGTGTTCGTGCCGGCCAAGCTGGGCTACGACTCGGAGCGCTATCTGGCCTGGGCGACCCGCAAGGGCAGCCTCAGCCTGCCCACCGACGTCGTCTTGTTCCATCTCACCCGGATGAGCCACATGCTCACCTCCTGCGTCGGCTGCGGCATCTGCGAGGCCGTCTGCCCCAACCAGATCCCGCTGGGCCGCATCTACAGCGTGCTCCGCAAGAAGGTCCAGGATCAGTTCGGCTACCAGGCTGGCCGGGCCCTGGACGAGCCCCTGCCGGTGACGGTCTTTGCCGAGCGGGAGCTGGCAAGCGTGGAGGAGTAA